In the Kineosporiaceae bacterium genome, one interval contains:
- a CDS encoding lytic transglycosylase domain-containing protein: protein MAQAANRLAEESEAAQLVLRQAQDHLATLSAQARQLRAAEEAAAALAAAQRSAATTSEVVGPVTALGIPAPYEQAYRAAAGTCAGLRWTLLAAVGQVESGHGRNNGPSSAGAIGPMQFMPATFASYGVDGDGDGKADPWNPADAIPAAARYLCASGLDASDAGVQRALLAYNHAQWYVDLVLAAERAIIARGA from the coding sequence ATGGCCCAGGCGGCCAACCGGCTCGCCGAGGAGAGCGAGGCCGCCCAGCTCGTCCTGCGTCAGGCCCAGGACCACCTCGCGACACTGTCCGCACAAGCCCGGCAGCTACGAGCCGCCGAGGAGGCGGCCGCGGCCCTGGCGGCCGCGCAACGCAGTGCGGCCACGACGTCCGAGGTGGTCGGCCCGGTCACCGCCCTGGGCATCCCCGCACCGTACGAGCAGGCTTACCGCGCGGCGGCCGGGACCTGCGCCGGTTTGCGCTGGACCCTGCTCGCCGCCGTGGGGCAGGTCGAGAGTGGCCACGGCCGCAACAACGGGCCGAGTTCGGCCGGTGCCATCGGTCCGATGCAGTTCATGCCGGCAACCTTCGCCTCCTACGGAGTCGATGGTGACGGCGACGGCAAGGCCGACCCCTGGAACCCTGCCGACGCCATCCCGGCGGCAGCGCGTTACCTGTGCGCCAGTGGGCTGGATGCCTCGGACGCCGGGGTACAACGCGCCTTGTTGGCCTACAACCATGCCCAGTGGTACGTCGACCTGGTGCTGGCCGCCGAACGCGCGATCATCGCCCGCGGCGCGTGA